CCGCGCCCCTGTCCTTGCCCCCCTGACCCCCCGCGGCCGCCCCGAGGAGTCGGAGCAGTGCGAAGGCCAGAAGCCCCACAAGCACCCCCGTCACGATCACGACCCCGGGGACACGCTGGATCGTCGCCGGAAGGCGGCTCAGCACCGGATGCGCCAGGTGCACTCCGAGAAGGACGCCCCCCAGCCAGGCGGCCAGGGAAAAGAGCGATTCGACGAAGCCGTTGCGAAAGCCCGCGACGAGGCTCAGCACGACAAGGATGACGAGACCCAGATCGGTGACCCCTACCATGGACCACTCCTCCGCCGTGAGGCGCGCGGCGTGGGCCGAATGTAGACCCCCGTCTCGCCCGACACAAGATCAGAGACTCATGGAAACGGCCCGACGGGC
The sequence above is a segment of the Candidatus Eisenbacteria bacterium genome. Coding sequences within it:
- a CDS encoding CvpA family protein encodes the protein MVGVTDLGLVILVVLSLVAGFRNGFVESLFSLAAWLGGVLLGVHLAHPVLSRLPATIQRVPGVVIVTGVLVGLLAFALLRLLGAAAGGQGGKDRGAGDRWLGGLLGLARGLFLSAAIASFLVAYLPPEGKLMRETRVIPLLGPAGAVVSGLAPAPLRLKMEQGWIRVMERRATDEEAIPT